The following coding sequences lie in one Thermoleophilaceae bacterium genomic window:
- a CDS encoding LLM class flavin-dependent oxidoreductase, with protein sequence MAEATSRGNGPLFGVNLNNREPLIAPDYQLPDLLNLAEKVEEYGFDSIWVGDSLFSKPRYEPMALMSAISQRTERVRMGTACLVTSIRNPLFTAMEWATLDVLSGGRTIFGPCMGSAEEGVRREFEALGLPFRDRATIFEEGLAVVNELWRTGTTNFKGTYFNYDNVSFHSGTEMAPLNPIQQPPPIWIVSNPRLLGDQPTDKMRRIMERACRRIIEYGDGWMTCCRATRPEELTEQIGYLTDAADELGRDWSDYTVSYQVTMNIGDSEEEARAAFDDYISKYYPELSQAMDLSNWGPVGTPETIAEWLREFHARGVDYFICRFGAIDQFGQVERFAKEILPMFESERVS encoded by the coding sequence ATGGCAGAGGCCACATCACGAGGCAACGGACCCCTCTTCGGAGTGAACCTGAACAATCGGGAGCCGCTGATCGCGCCGGACTACCAGCTTCCGGACCTGCTCAACCTGGCGGAGAAGGTCGAGGAGTACGGCTTCGACTCGATCTGGGTCGGCGACAGCCTCTTCTCCAAGCCGCGCTACGAGCCGATGGCGCTGATGTCCGCGATCTCGCAGCGCACGGAGCGCGTGCGCATGGGCACCGCGTGCCTCGTCACCTCGATCCGCAACCCGCTCTTCACCGCGATGGAGTGGGCCACGCTCGACGTGCTCTCCGGAGGCCGCACGATCTTCGGTCCCTGCATGGGCAGCGCCGAGGAGGGCGTGCGCCGCGAGTTCGAGGCCCTGGGCCTGCCGTTCCGTGACCGCGCGACGATCTTCGAGGAGGGACTCGCCGTGGTCAACGAGCTGTGGCGCACCGGCACGACCAACTTCAAGGGCACCTACTTCAACTACGACAACGTGTCCTTCCACTCGGGCACGGAGATGGCGCCGCTGAACCCGATCCAGCAGCCGCCGCCGATCTGGATCGTGTCGAACCCGCGCCTCCTCGGCGACCAGCCGACGGACAAGATGCGCCGCATCATGGAGCGCGCCTGCCGGCGCATCATCGAGTACGGCGACGGCTGGATGACGTGCTGCCGCGCGACGCGTCCCGAGGAGCTCACCGAGCAGATCGGCTACCTCACGGACGCCGCCGATGAGCTCGGGCGCGACTGGTCCGACTACACGGTCTCCTACCAGGTGACCATGAACATCGGCGACTCCGAGGAGGAGGCGCGCGCCGCGTTCGACGACTACATCTCGAAGTACTACCCCGAGCTGTCGCAGGCGATGGACCTCTCCAACTGGGGTCCGGTGGGCACGCCGGAGACGATCGCCGAGTGGCTGCGCGAGTTCCACGCGCGCGGGGTGGACTACTTCATCTGCCGCTTCGGAGCGATCGATCAGTTTGGGCAGGTCGAGCGCTTCGCCAAGGAGATCCTGCCCATGTTCGAATCGGAAAGGGTGAGCTGA
- a CDS encoding alanine--glyoxylate aminotransferase family protein, with protein MEPPDFTLTAGPTAVSPRVLQALGSPVIFDYDPVFLEHFRDTERKLAQVMRTKNDVVLMQGEAVLGLEAAARALIRPGTRALNLVSGVYAAWFGDWLRDYGAEVIEHVVPYDEAIDTADVARLLEENEGIEFVSVVHSETPSGIENPLAEIGALAYEHGALMFADVVSALAGTDVRVDDWHVDLAVAGPQKCLAGPPGMSLISVSERAWQVMEDNPSAPRGSFLSLLDWKHKWIDGGRVAFPYTPSVSDVNGVNAALSEVLDTGGVDASVARHALAARATRAGVRAMGLELWPKNDAYAANCVTAVRCPEGIGVATALGHIRERYGVMLSGGYGELKEKLFRLGHMGPAARSLNPLVAVGALGRGLADLGADVNVGAGTEAVLAVLSEARAAETATA; from the coding sequence ATGGAGCCGCCCGATTTCACGTTGACCGCCGGCCCCACCGCGGTCTCGCCGCGGGTGCTCCAGGCGCTCGGCTCGCCGGTGATCTTCGACTACGACCCCGTGTTCCTCGAGCACTTCCGGGACACCGAGCGCAAGCTCGCTCAGGTGATGCGCACGAAGAACGACGTGGTGCTCATGCAGGGCGAGGCGGTGCTCGGCCTCGAGGCTGCCGCCCGCGCGCTGATCCGGCCGGGCACGCGCGCGCTCAACCTCGTATCCGGCGTGTACGCGGCCTGGTTCGGCGACTGGCTGCGCGACTACGGCGCCGAGGTGATCGAGCATGTGGTGCCGTACGACGAGGCGATCGATACCGCGGACGTGGCGCGCCTGCTCGAGGAGAACGAGGGCATCGAGTTCGTGTCAGTGGTGCACTCCGAGACCCCGTCCGGGATCGAGAATCCGCTCGCCGAGATCGGCGCGCTCGCGTACGAGCACGGGGCGCTGATGTTCGCGGACGTGGTGTCGGCGCTCGCCGGCACGGACGTGCGTGTGGACGACTGGCACGTGGACCTCGCCGTGGCCGGCCCGCAGAAGTGCCTCGCCGGACCTCCCGGCATGTCCCTCATCAGCGTGAGCGAGCGCGCGTGGCAGGTGATGGAGGACAACCCGAGCGCGCCGCGCGGATCCTTCCTGTCCCTGCTCGACTGGAAGCACAAGTGGATCGACGGCGGGCGGGTGGCATTCCCGTACACGCCGTCGGTGTCCGACGTGAACGGCGTGAACGCCGCGCTCAGCGAGGTGCTCGACACGGGCGGCGTGGACGCGTCCGTGGCACGGCATGCGCTGGCCGCGCGCGCCACGCGCGCGGGCGTGCGCGCGATGGGTCTCGAGCTGTGGCCGAAGAACGACGCGTACGCCGCCAACTGCGTGACCGCCGTGCGCTGCCCTGAGGGCATCGGAGTGGCCACCGCGCTCGGGCACATTCGCGAGCGCTACGGCGTGATGCTGAGCGGTGGCTACGGCGAGCTGAAGGAAAAGCTCTTCCGCCTCGGCCACATGGGCCCCGCCGCCCGCTCGCTCAACCCGCTGGTGGCGGTGGGCGCCCTTGGCCGGGGGCTTGCCGACCTCGGCGCCGACGTGAACGTGGGCGCCGGCACCGAGGCGGTGCTGGCCGTGCTGTCCGAGGCCCGCGCCGCGGAGACGGCGACGGCGTGA
- a CDS encoding ABC transporter ATP-binding protein, with protein MSAAPHLSSGTAGAGQRPPSSGAAPVVELIGISKSFPGVVANDDITFDVRRGEVHCLLGENGAGKSTLMGILSGIQRPDAGQIKVDGRVVDIGSPRDALELGIGTVYQHSTLIPALSVLDNLMLGDTHKLRLDGEAARKRLEEIGSTLGVEVDPSARVADLALGRQQQVEIVKALWRGSRLLILDEPTSMLTPQAVEELYKVLSGLKENGLAVIFITHKLHEAAFLGDRISVLRRGQLIGTLDEPAVKSATPEQLEQRIVEMMFGDTATSLADVAELKVDLSEAADAEAAQAQPAPVSAEEALSLERVSVRGEGSEPGLQDVSLTLRFGEVLGVAGVDGNGQRALAETISGQRRLQRGEVKFLGAPVGHVGVTGRQKLGLRYLTDDRLGEGIVSGLPVSMNIFLKLIGEAPFWRQGRIRRSAIDARSKELVERFDVRTPSIDTRAGTLSGGNIQKVLLARELSFDSKVVVFHKPTYGLDLKTTQTVRQMIRDMRDGKAALVISTDLDELLEVSDRIAVLSRGRIVGEVRPGPGAAEEIGRLMIGDVSLGADAA; from the coding sequence GTGAGCGCCGCACCGCATCTCAGCTCCGGGACGGCGGGCGCAGGACAGCGCCCGCCGTCCTCGGGCGCTGCCCCGGTGGTCGAGCTGATCGGCATCAGCAAGTCCTTCCCCGGCGTTGTGGCGAACGACGACATCACGTTCGACGTCCGCCGCGGGGAGGTCCACTGCCTGCTGGGTGAGAACGGCGCCGGCAAGTCCACGCTGATGGGCATCCTGTCCGGCATCCAACGGCCGGACGCGGGCCAGATCAAGGTGGACGGCCGGGTGGTCGACATCGGCTCGCCTCGGGATGCGCTCGAGCTCGGCATCGGGACCGTGTACCAGCACTCCACGCTGATCCCGGCGCTGAGCGTGCTCGACAACCTGATGCTCGGGGACACGCACAAGCTGCGGCTGGATGGCGAGGCCGCGCGGAAGCGGCTCGAGGAGATCGGCTCCACGCTCGGTGTGGAGGTGGATCCATCGGCTCGGGTCGCGGACCTCGCGCTGGGCCGCCAGCAGCAGGTGGAGATCGTGAAGGCGCTGTGGCGCGGGTCGCGGCTGCTCATCCTCGACGAGCCCACCTCGATGCTCACGCCGCAGGCGGTCGAGGAGCTCTACAAGGTGCTCTCGGGCCTGAAGGAGAACGGGCTTGCGGTCATCTTCATCACGCACAAGCTTCATGAGGCCGCGTTCCTCGGCGACCGCATCTCGGTGCTGCGGCGCGGCCAGCTGATCGGGACCCTCGACGAGCCGGCCGTCAAGTCGGCCACGCCCGAGCAGCTCGAGCAGCGCATCGTCGAGATGATGTTCGGCGACACCGCCACGAGCCTCGCGGATGTCGCGGAGCTGAAGGTGGACCTCAGCGAGGCGGCGGACGCTGAGGCCGCGCAGGCGCAGCCGGCTCCGGTGAGCGCCGAGGAGGCGCTCTCGCTCGAGCGGGTATCGGTACGGGGCGAGGGCTCGGAGCCCGGCCTCCAGGACGTCTCGCTCACGCTCCGGTTCGGGGAGGTGCTGGGCGTCGCGGGCGTGGACGGCAACGGCCAGCGCGCGCTCGCGGAGACCATCAGCGGCCAGCGCAGGCTGCAGCGCGGCGAGGTGAAGTTCCTCGGCGCGCCCGTCGGTCACGTGGGCGTGACCGGCCGGCAGAAGCTCGGACTCCGCTACCTCACCGACGACCGGCTGGGCGAGGGCATCGTCTCGGGGCTGCCGGTGTCGATGAACATCTTCCTCAAGCTGATCGGCGAGGCGCCCTTCTGGCGCCAGGGCCGCATTCGCAGGAGCGCGATCGACGCGCGCTCGAAGGAGCTGGTGGAGCGCTTCGACGTCCGCACACCGAGCATCGACACTCGCGCGGGCACGCTGTCGGGCGGCAACATCCAGAAGGTCCTGCTCGCGCGCGAGCTGTCATTCGACTCGAAGGTCGTGGTCTTCCACAAGCCCACATACGGCCTCGACCTGAAGACCACGCAGACCGTGCGCCAGATGATCCGCGACATGCGCGACGGCAAGGCCGCGCTCGTGATCTCCACCGACCTCGACGAGCTGCTCGAGGTGTCGGACCGCATCGCGGTGCTCTCGCGAGGGCGCATCGTCGGCGAGGTGCGGCCGGGTCCGGGCGCCGCCGAGGAGATCGGCCGGCTGATGATCGGCGACGTGTCGCTGGGGGCCGACGCGGCATGA
- a CDS encoding GntR family transcriptional regulator: protein MTSTPPVRNLTLREQVLEHLREEILSSRLEPGAELNEVALASSLGVSRGPIREALGRLAAEGLVTITPRRGAIVTKLSKQEFIDAYQVREALESLATRVAVPKLTDEDRAELHRMADDMRRCAEADDAAAFFEINRRFHDKLVAASGNRRLFEMHQQLLGQMGRLLQKSAQLRGGLGESAAAHEAILEAVDAGDADRASRLMAEHIEVPQRVLDSPEALDLFDEADPSEIEKAS, encoded by the coding sequence ATGACGAGCACGCCTCCGGTCCGCAACCTCACGCTGCGCGAGCAGGTGCTCGAGCACCTGCGGGAGGAGATCCTCTCGAGCCGGCTCGAGCCGGGCGCGGAGCTCAACGAGGTCGCGCTCGCCAGCTCGCTCGGCGTGAGCCGCGGCCCCATCCGCGAGGCGCTCGGCCGCCTGGCCGCGGAGGGGCTCGTGACGATCACTCCGCGCCGCGGCGCGATCGTCACCAAGCTCAGCAAGCAGGAGTTCATCGACGCCTACCAGGTGCGCGAGGCGCTCGAGTCGCTCGCCACGCGCGTGGCCGTGCCGAAGCTCACCGACGAGGACCGTGCCGAGCTCCACCGGATGGCGGACGACATGCGCCGCTGCGCCGAGGCGGACGACGCCGCAGCCTTCTTCGAGATCAACCGCCGCTTCCACGACAAGCTCGTGGCCGCCTCGGGCAACCGCCGCCTGTTCGAGATGCACCAGCAGCTGCTCGGCCAGATGGGGCGGCTGCTGCAGAAGTCGGCTCAGCTACGTGGCGGCCTGGGCGAGTCCGCGGCAGCGCACGAGGCGATCCTCGAGGCGGTGGACGCCGGCGACGCCGACCGTGCCTCGCGGCTCATGGCCGAGCACATTGAGGTTCCACAGCGCGTGCTCGACTCGCCGGAAGCGCTCGACCTGTTCGACGAGGCGGACCCCTCGGAGATCGAAAAAGCGAGCTGA
- a CDS encoding BMP family protein has translation MQVLRRRALRGIGLLAAVALLSLLVAACGSSSNNSSTSSTAGGGGASTSSSASSKVKTVAIVTPAKTNDYGWNSQGVAGAKSAASGVGATVKVTSNIGYDKTPTVLRQVALTKPQLIIAHASGFDTAAQRIGQQYKIPTVTYDIPTMKQPGAVSNITTESQQAAYLAGILAAHQSKTGKVGVIISASDSNWFKMAGGYIAGVHSVKPKMPVSFAEISSAGYDDAAGGKRVATSMIADGADVILTMGDGASFGYLQAIETANAGHKVWMIGDIGDMTPIDKKGVFLSSVLWNFDGAYKQFIKEIDNGTFGQQGYDLTLANGGVSLLKTKYIPASVWSDIQAAQKKIISGQIQVPNYSKIGQVKAALNG, from the coding sequence ATGCAAGTCCTGAGAAGGCGCGCGCTACGGGGCATCGGCCTGCTGGCCGCCGTGGCGCTGCTCTCGCTCCTGGTGGCGGCCTGCGGCTCGAGCAGCAATAACAGCTCGACCAGCTCGACCGCCGGCGGCGGGGGCGCAAGCACGAGCAGCAGCGCGAGCAGCAAGGTGAAGACGGTCGCAATCGTCACGCCCGCGAAGACGAACGACTACGGCTGGAACTCCCAGGGCGTGGCAGGCGCGAAGAGCGCCGCGAGCGGGGTGGGGGCGACCGTGAAGGTCACCTCGAACATCGGCTACGACAAGACGCCGACGGTGCTGCGCCAGGTCGCGCTCACCAAGCCCCAGCTGATCATCGCCCACGCCAGCGGTTTCGACACCGCGGCCCAGCGGATCGGCCAGCAGTACAAGATCCCCACGGTCACCTACGACATCCCGACGATGAAGCAGCCGGGCGCGGTCTCGAACATCACGACCGAGAGCCAGCAGGCCGCGTACCTCGCGGGAATCCTGGCGGCGCACCAGTCGAAGACGGGCAAGGTCGGCGTGATCATCTCGGCGTCCGACTCGAACTGGTTCAAGATGGCCGGCGGCTACATCGCGGGCGTCCACAGCGTCAAGCCGAAGATGCCGGTCTCGTTCGCCGAGATCAGCTCCGCGGGCTATGACGACGCCGCGGGCGGCAAGCGCGTGGCCACCAGCATGATCGCGGACGGCGCCGATGTGATCCTCACCATGGGTGACGGCGCGTCGTTCGGCTACCTCCAGGCGATCGAGACGGCGAATGCCGGCCACAAGGTGTGGATGATCGGCGACATCGGCGACATGACGCCGATCGACAAGAAGGGCGTGTTCCTGTCGTCGGTGCTGTGGAACTTCGACGGCGCGTACAAGCAGTTCATCAAGGAGATCGACAACGGCACCTTCGGCCAGCAGGGCTATGACCTCACGCTGGCGAACGGCGGCGTTTCACTCCTGAAGACGAAGTACATCCCGGCCTCCGTTTGGAGCGACATCCAGGCTGCCCAGAAGAAGATCATCTCGGGTCAGATCCAGGTGCCGAACTACTCCAAGATCGGCCAGGTGAAGGCGGCGCTGAACGGGTGA
- a CDS encoding ABC transporter permease, producing MSAIQAREAMPMVDEPMRPQRSRTAARAIDLLVRSLVPVILALVAGGILLVILGRDPIQFYSDIWNGGVSQGSWQDSAMRMAPLLLIAVGLIFVFRANIWNLGYDGQFLLAAAVLSGFGPSLVTHTPLWLAMTILFLVAAAVGAAWTVIPAGLKAVYETNEIITTLMMSFIGVGVANILVKGPFQDPTVNIPQTKVLPINKMLPAIPSTRVHCGVLVAIAAALVAYYVLTRTAFGLRIQVLGANPRAARHVGVQVRKLIMSSFLVSGALIGAAAAADILGVWGYSRANWNPAYGDTVIPFVFLARLNPLAVIPFIAFYAVLSTGGDLAAQNANLPTDFLLVLVALILLFMTLIEFVGRRRELGQSYLPEGLREVFRKPFIRRRREVAPDTPEAA from the coding sequence ATGAGCGCGATTCAGGCCCGCGAGGCGATGCCGATGGTCGACGAGCCGATGCGGCCGCAGCGTTCGCGCACCGCCGCACGCGCGATCGACCTGCTGGTGCGCTCGCTCGTACCCGTGATCCTTGCGCTCGTGGCAGGCGGGATCCTGCTCGTGATCCTTGGCCGCGACCCGATCCAGTTCTACTCGGACATCTGGAACGGCGGCGTGTCGCAGGGCTCGTGGCAGGACAGCGCGATGCGCATGGCGCCGCTGCTCTTGATCGCGGTCGGCCTGATCTTCGTGTTCCGCGCGAACATCTGGAACCTCGGCTATGACGGGCAGTTCCTGCTCGCCGCGGCCGTGCTCTCGGGCTTCGGCCCCTCGCTCGTCACGCACACGCCGCTGTGGCTGGCAATGACGATCCTGTTCCTCGTGGCCGCCGCGGTGGGCGCCGCCTGGACGGTGATACCGGCGGGCCTCAAAGCTGTCTACGAGACCAACGAGATCATCACCACGCTGATGATGTCTTTCATCGGCGTGGGGGTGGCGAACATCCTCGTGAAGGGACCGTTCCAGGACCCGACGGTGAACATCCCGCAGACCAAGGTCCTGCCGATCAACAAGATGCTTCCCGCGATCCCGAGCACGCGCGTGCACTGCGGCGTGCTGGTGGCGATCGCTGCCGCGCTCGTGGCCTACTACGTCCTCACGCGCACGGCGTTCGGCCTGCGGATCCAGGTGCTCGGCGCAAACCCGCGGGCCGCCCGTCACGTGGGCGTGCAGGTGCGCAAGCTGATCATGTCGAGCTTCCTCGTGAGCGGCGCGCTGATCGGTGCCGCGGCCGCGGCCGACATTCTCGGGGTGTGGGGCTACTCGCGCGCGAACTGGAACCCCGCGTACGGCGACACCGTGATCCCGTTCGTGTTCCTGGCACGGCTCAACCCGCTCGCGGTGATCCCGTTCATCGCCTTCTACGCGGTGCTGTCCACCGGCGGTGACCTCGCGGCTCAGAACGCCAACCTGCCCACGGACTTCCTGCTCGTGCTCGTGGCGCTGATCCTCCTCTTCATGACGCTGATCGAGTTCGTGGGCCGGCGCCGCGAGCTCGGGCAGAGCTACCTGCCGGAGGGCCTGCGCGAGGTGTTCCGCAAGCCGTTCATCCGCCGCCGCCGTGAGGTCGCTCCGGACACGCCGGAGGCCGCATGA
- a CDS encoding (2Fe-2S)-binding protein, with amino-acid sequence MTVEFTLNGRQVSAPAEPNTLLLDLLRDHFRLTGAKRSCDVQVCGSCTVLVDGGPVSACTYLAHEAAGREVLTIEGFSELPEFEHYASAFERHAAVQCGFCTPGFLLTLKSLRDAGDLETEEDIRHGLDGNLCRCTGYRAILEAARDIGEVAA; translated from the coding sequence GTGACTGTTGAGTTCACGCTCAACGGGAGGCAGGTGAGCGCGCCGGCGGAGCCGAACACGCTGCTGCTCGACCTGCTGCGCGACCACTTCCGCCTGACCGGCGCCAAGCGCTCGTGCGACGTGCAGGTGTGCGGGAGCTGCACCGTGCTCGTGGACGGCGGCCCGGTGAGCGCCTGCACGTATCTCGCTCACGAGGCGGCCGGGCGCGAAGTGCTCACGATCGAGGGCTTCTCAGAGCTCCCCGAGTTCGAGCACTACGCGTCCGCCTTTGAGCGGCACGCGGCTGTGCAGTGTGGCTTCTGCACGCCCGGCTTCCTGCTCACGCTGAAGTCCCTGCGCGACGCCGGCGACCTCGAGACGGAGGAGGACATCCGGCACGGGCTCGACGGCAACCTCTGCCGCTGCACCGGCTACCGCGCGATCCTCGAGGCTGCGCGAGACATCGGGGAAGTGGCGGCTTGA
- a CDS encoding xanthine dehydrogenase family protein subunit M — MKLTPFELHRPKSVAEASELLERLGEQAVIYSGGTELLLVAKMGLTEFTALVDVKGIPELRQVSANGELTIGAAVTHREVERSDAVLRGWPALAEMERHVGNIRVRNMGTIGGNLCFADPHSDPATFLLALGGELTLQRGAAAPRRLPVDEFVRGPYMTALQPGELLVSVNVPALPDAARVVHRKLSFRERPAITVAARLEVRDGSVTRARLAVGSVSVRPLRPGEAEELLEGADAGSVDLAAVGEAAAAAVEPVEDLNGSADYKRQLIRVLTARVLAEALPESA; from the coding sequence GTGAAGCTCACGCCATTCGAGCTCCACCGCCCGAAATCGGTGGCCGAGGCGAGCGAGCTGCTCGAGCGCCTGGGAGAGCAGGCCGTGATCTACTCCGGCGGTACCGAGCTCCTGCTCGTGGCGAAGATGGGCCTCACCGAGTTCACCGCGCTCGTGGACGTGAAGGGCATTCCGGAGCTCCGGCAGGTGAGCGCCAACGGCGAGCTCACGATCGGCGCCGCGGTGACGCATCGCGAGGTGGAGCGCTCGGACGCCGTGCTGCGCGGCTGGCCCGCGCTCGCCGAGATGGAGCGCCACGTGGGCAACATTCGCGTGCGCAACATGGGCACGATCGGCGGCAACCTGTGCTTCGCCGATCCGCATTCGGATCCCGCCACCTTCCTGCTCGCGCTGGGCGGCGAGCTGACGCTTCAGCGGGGAGCGGCGGCGCCCCGGCGGCTGCCCGTGGACGAGTTCGTGCGCGGTCCCTATATGACGGCGCTTCAGCCGGGCGAGCTGCTCGTGTCCGTGAACGTGCCCGCTCTGCCGGACGCCGCGCGGGTGGTGCACCGCAAGCTCTCGTTCCGGGAGCGGCCCGCGATCACCGTGGCGGCGCGGCTCGAGGTGCGTGATGGCAGCGTGACCCGCGCGCGCCTCGCGGTGGGCTCGGTGTCCGTCCGGCCCCTCCGTCCCGGCGAGGCGGAGGAGTTGCTCGAGGGCGCCGATGCCGGCTCGGTGGACCTCGCCGCGGTGGGCGAGGCTGCTGCGGCCGCGGTGGAGCCCGTGGAGGACCTCAACGGCTCCGCCGACTACAAGCGTCAGCTCATCCGGGTGCTCACCGCACGGGTGCTCGCGGAAGCACTTCCAGAGTCCGCGTGA
- a CDS encoding cupin domain-containing protein, with product MGALSDVRAVALDDVPVIELPNGSWSRMVVTDQSVSGNGASLGYSVFTPGTATDPVSHKTDEVAYVLSGRGELKLDKGAVAFKAGDGLFIPAGVWHAVVNTGDEDVAMVFGFPFPSYPPTERRQR from the coding sequence GTGGGCGCTCTGAGCGACGTCCGCGCGGTCGCGCTCGACGACGTGCCGGTGATCGAGCTGCCGAACGGCAGCTGGAGCCGCATGGTGGTCACCGATCAGTCGGTGTCCGGCAACGGCGCCTCCTTGGGCTACTCGGTGTTCACGCCCGGCACGGCCACCGACCCGGTGTCGCACAAGACGGACGAGGTGGCGTACGTGCTGAGCGGCCGCGGCGAGCTGAAGCTCGACAAGGGCGCGGTCGCGTTCAAAGCCGGCGACGGCCTCTTCATCCCGGCGGGCGTGTGGCACGCGGTCGTCAACACGGGAGACGAGGACGTGGCGATGGTCTTCGGCTTCCCCTTCCCCAGCTATCCCCCAACCGAGAGGCGCCAGAGGTGA
- a CDS encoding class II aldolase/adducin family protein, translated as MTDPTTGDGATTIARDPSLAEQVAWACRILASQGYQDLTLGHVSVLTPDGVMYIKRKGVALSEVTPDDVLVFPVHADLADAPRDMHLEAVLHTEVYKRRPDVRCVIHGHPLYATAFGATDARLETLTHDAVLFTDRIATYEGVPDLITGDAQGKEVADALGDGTVILLRNHGVLVAERDTPWAVLTAVLLEKAAQLQFVASAYGALRPIPAGLVESIHARKYQSGFPDEYWDAWIRALRRGGLDEGMPS; from the coding sequence GTGACCGACCCGACCACAGGCGACGGCGCGACGACGATCGCACGCGACCCGAGCCTCGCCGAGCAGGTGGCTTGGGCCTGCCGCATCCTCGCCTCCCAGGGCTATCAGGACCTCACCCTCGGGCACGTGAGCGTGCTCACGCCGGACGGCGTGATGTACATCAAGCGCAAGGGCGTGGCCCTCAGCGAGGTCACTCCCGACGACGTGCTCGTGTTCCCGGTGCACGCCGACCTCGCCGACGCCCCGAGGGACATGCACCTCGAGGCGGTGCTGCACACCGAGGTGTACAAGCGCCGCCCCGACGTGCGCTGCGTGATTCACGGCCACCCGCTGTACGCCACGGCGTTCGGCGCCACGGACGCGCGGCTCGAGACGCTCACGCACGACGCGGTGCTGTTCACGGATCGGATCGCGACGTACGAGGGTGTGCCGGACCTGATCACGGGCGACGCTCAGGGCAAGGAGGTGGCCGACGCACTTGGCGACGGCACGGTGATCCTGCTGCGCAACCACGGCGTGCTGGTGGCCGAGCGCGACACGCCCTGGGCGGTGCTCACGGCGGTGCTGCTCGAGAAGGCCGCACAGCTGCAGTTCGTGGCGTCCGCCTACGGCGCTCTGCGCCCGATCCCGGCCGGACTTGTGGAATCCATCCACGCCCGCAAGTACCAGTCGGGCTTCCCGGACGAGTACTGGGACGCGTGGATCAGGGCGCTGCGCCGTGGGGGCCTTGACGAGGGGATGCCGTCGTGA
- a CDS encoding ABC transporter permease — protein sequence MSSIFHQTVLTALISGGIVAGVPLMLTAIGETISERAGVLNLGLEGMMLVGAYVGFIGAYYGHSSWLGFLLGAIGGMIACSFMIVLCVWLGLDQIVVGIAITLAGEGITSVLQGAQFGTSYPRLGAMAEVNIPLLHKIPVIGPAMFEQHLLVYLGVALVFVLVWVFHNTNVGLNLNAAGQKPEALDAAGVSVMATRSYAVLCTGALAGIGGAYLSIIGAGVFTPFMTQGQGYMAIVICMLARGRPAWVLVASFLFGICLSITTALQLAGINISTDLVNMLPFIAIMVALVLFGRRSYLPPALAIPYVRGAR from the coding sequence ATGAGCTCGATCTTCCACCAAACGGTGCTCACGGCACTGATCTCCGGCGGCATCGTGGCCGGCGTGCCGCTGATGCTCACCGCGATCGGCGAGACGATCTCGGAGCGCGCCGGGGTGCTCAACCTCGGGCTCGAGGGCATGATGCTCGTGGGCGCGTACGTCGGCTTCATCGGCGCCTACTACGGGCACTCGTCGTGGCTCGGCTTCCTGCTCGGCGCGATCGGAGGCATGATCGCCTGCTCGTTCATGATCGTGCTCTGCGTCTGGCTCGGGCTCGACCAGATCGTGGTGGGCATCGCGATCACGCTGGCCGGCGAGGGGATCACGAGCGTGCTCCAGGGCGCGCAGTTCGGCACGAGCTATCCGCGCCTCGGCGCGATGGCGGAGGTGAACATCCCGCTGCTTCACAAGATTCCCGTGATCGGCCCGGCCATGTTCGAGCAGCACCTGCTCGTCTATCTCGGAGTCGCGCTCGTCTTCGTCCTGGTCTGGGTGTTCCACAACACCAACGTCGGCCTCAACCTGAATGCCGCCGGGCAGAAGCCCGAGGCGCTCGACGCCGCCGGCGTGAGCGTGATGGCCACGCGCAGCTACGCAGTGCTGTGCACCGGCGCACTTGCCGGCATCGGCGGCGCGTATCTGTCGATCATCGGCGCGGGCGTGTTCACGCCGTTCATGACGCAGGGCCAGGGCTACATGGCCATCGTCATCTGCATGCTCGCGCGCGGGCGGCCCGCGTGGGTGCTCGTGGCGTCGTTCCTGTTCGGCATCTGCCTGTCGATCACCACCGCGCTGCAGCTCGCCGGGATCAACATCTCCACGGACCTCGTGAACATGCTGCCGTTCATCGCGATCATGGTGGCGCTGGTGCTGTTCGGGAGGCGCTCGTACCTGCCGCCCGCGCTGGCCATCCCGTACGTGCGAGGCGCTCGATGA